The Gossypium hirsutum isolate 1008001.06 chromosome A13, Gossypium_hirsutum_v2.1, whole genome shotgun sequence nucleotide sequence CCAAACAACAGATCAAacaaaaaaaacgaaaaaaaaaaaggcacataaaaactttaaaaattttcaaatcaataaTTTTACCTTCGATCAGCGTAATCGAAAACCTCTTTCGAAATTATCAGTTGAATTTTTGCAAAAAGCTTTGGAAGAAAGGGGAAAGATGGTGAGCTCCTTATATAGGGCAGGAAAACCGAACCTGATAGGTTAGGGTAAGGAGGATCAGGTTCGGTAATTATCCGAAGCAAGGAACTTTGATAGAAATATACCTACTGTACGGCCTGCTGTGAGGGGCGGTGGTGGGTCAACCATCCTTGTCGGTATTAGCTTCTTGGTTTTTAACCGTTTGCCTTTTTTGACTTTGGCTTTTACTGGAATGCGTTTTTTACCGTTCATAATGTTACCATTTAAGaagaaaaaggttaaaatatgtcattagtccttgtactctttgcaaaactaaaatttaatccttttatattttagatttttaaatttagattcaattgttaaaattgttagtgtgacattttaaaataaaaaaaatactcatttggtaataatgtaacaaaaaaagatattgtaatgaatctaaatttaacaaaataattttaacagtgttaatagttgaacttaaattttgaaatctgaaagatagagaaactaaatttctagaaataaaagtatgaaaactgaattctaaatttttaaaaagtaaaggtcacccatataaaagaaacaaaaatttaaaataagaaaaatgaaatccttaaatagttaaaatttatcactttatttagtgaattttattattttatttttattaaaaacaatgatggttcattgtttctaacaaaatttaaagattaaGGACCAcaatgatttttaaaatgacaAAATGAATAAAGATTAGGGACTAAATGAGGAATATGCCAAAGGAGAATAGGTGGgaaattattaaagttaataAGTGGATAGATGAAATGTTGTGGGTCCCTGCCATGAACCTAATGACGCCAAGAAACAAAAGGATTAAAAAAGAAAGGGTGGGGATAATGATTAGATATATTAAAAGGGAAAGCAAGCAATCCGCGTAGCGCACATGCAAGTGTTGGTCAGTATGGTAAAAAACATGATTGAGAATGACACcactttttggcttttatttatttatttatttattttaatattacctATTCAATGTATCTTTATCATGCTACCTCATCATCTTATCTCTTATTTTattcatacaattttttttttatgatttggattttttttaaataacttttgTTATGGGGTAAGAGAAAATAAATCTAAAGAAATTCTAACATGATTGGTCAAtgtcctttattttattttaataattaaatataaataaattattattatttgatagagtaataaaaataaatcatggtTTTGGatgagaaaaagaaagtgaagaaTTCTCTTTTCAACTTGGATTCTATCACTCAAGTtgttgctttttcttttttttttttgttatttccaACGTAGTTACTTCAATTTCAGCCACtcgaattttttatattttttatcttcttttaaaAATTCTAACTGTTCTTAACATGATATTAAGAAATCTCATTGCTATTACTCaaataagcataaaatgcttGCATATTTGTCTATAGGTCAAATcgaatatataattattagaataaTTGTTGAGGCTCATCATGAAAAGGTTAAGAAGAAATTAGATATCTAATTGATAttcgaaattaaaaataaataaataagatatatGGTgagtgtttttttaaataatctcattataagttctgatcatatTTGCTCTTTTTAATACAATGTCTAGAATTACTCATATCCCCTCCTTAGAAaagggattgtatgaaactgtaatTCCACGTCATCCTTATCCATTTCCAATAGAAAAATGACTAATTAGTTTTTcctcctgaaaattttcaaatcgtTAAAACTTATGAAGAAAAATCTAATTTGTATTTCTACTATTGCAAAGAGATAGAGATGACGTGGAATCACAGTTTTATACAATCGTTTCTCCCtctcctcaacccataaataggaaaataatgtACTTTTATACACTCGAATCTACGTCCTCTTACATTGATAACAATACTCATACCAATTGAACTAATTATCGATgtaccaaatatttatttattcataaaaaaaatgaaaaagcgTTTCAACTTAGGATTATTATTTCGGGCAATTTCCTACTCCCTCAACTTCTCTTAAATTTTGTAATCCTTAATAAGCTTGTTTTTCCGATTTTTAGTTAGTGGCAGTTACCTTATGGCCAGTCGATGGCCTTCCTCTCCTTCCTACTCTCTTCCTTCTactctttccttttatttctttacatttCCTTCTTCTTCCCCCCTCCATTTTCTCCCTTCTCTACCTCACTTATCCAACGACCCTTCTGCCATGCCATTTGTCTTCCACTGTCAGTGCAAGCCTTAATATCGATTGTCGTGGGCCCTTCTTAAATAACCTCGAGATTTTTCCCATTCCCCCTAGGCTTCTAGTTGTCGGAATAGTGGAGGAGATATTCTGTGGTCTTTCCACGGTTTTCCCTTGGAGCTTGGCTCCTTTTCTCCAATAAAAAGTCTCCTCAAACTTTGTCTTTCACTGTTCCAGCAAGGTCATTGTGTTTGGTGGACTGACTCGTGCATGGCGATGTCAAATATGATTGCACCAATCCTTTAAAATCTAGTTACACcctacttaaaaaattatttttttaaaaatatttataaaaaggactttaccaaataatattcaaaagttataaaataaaacttaatatgtcaaaataaaatctaaaattagtATAAACCCAACTATCACGAACGACTAAGAAACATTTCAAAAAATTTGACCAAACCAAATCTAACTCGGTGCTATCCATACTAAATACGAATTAGATACAAATGTAGAACAcacattttagaaaaataaatgaaaaatgaaacaGCATATGATAAAGAAATAAAGATACACATGTATAGGGTAATGCAAAACAAGATTCTAAATTATACCTTCTTTGTTCCATTCTTAGGACCGGTTTGATCTTCTCGGCTTCGTTCCGGGTTCCATCTCGTGATTGTCCGTTCTTCAACAGTGTAGTGCTCTAAACATGAAGGAGAGTTTGCACCTTGGTTATTACTATTCACGATAACAGTCAATAACGTTTTTGCAACACTTCCACAAAGACGAACTGTACAATGAACATCTGACCACACTCTCAATCGACCATTTAGATCATTATCTCCTTCTGATAGTGCCAACACCGCGTACTCAGAATGAACAAGAGCTGGATGGTGACGGTAGGCAACAAAGTCCACACCATACTGCAATCCTGATCTTACAACCCAATTTTTATGCCGAAGATGAGAATACACCTTGTAAGAAACAGGAAACACTAGCTTTTTGGATTTGAAGTAGTCCCATAGCTCTTCATTACTCTTTATGGATCCGTCTTCACCGATGACTTTGAGGCATTTGAGTGAAAAACACAAATAGAAAGCTTCCTCCATATCCAATTGAAACCATTGTTTGTCCTCTTGAGCTGTAATTCTCGGTCGACCGAAACATGAACGGTTGAGAAGATCAGCTAATTCAGCATCCACTTCAACAAGTACACTGCAGCTCGAGAGCAAACCCCGAGTCTCAAATTGGATCAAAGAGGATTGGAGTTGTGAGACAATTTTAGACATGGGATCAGCATTAGCTTTGGCTTGTAAGCCTTTTCCTTTCCATCTAGGCATCATTTATCcttcaaaatacaaaaaaaaaaataataataataataatttcggtTTATGCTCACTTAAACTCTTCCCAGAAACTCTCTTACTCctaatttttcttgaagtacttgGGTTCTATGCATATCTAGAGACGGATACATGAATATGACCGACCCTCGAAATATATAAAAAGGCTTACAAAGACTAAAAATATCTATGTCCGGCATGGTTGTTAGAACTGGACTAGACCAGTCGGTTGGACTGGGAACCAGCCGGCATATTGGTCTAAATAAAGTGGTCAAACCGGTTTTTGAGCGAACCACTTGAAACTGATTGAACCGAGTAATAACTCATTTAATTGAAACCAGAACAACGAACAAACCAGTCAAAATGAGAATCGACGATCTAACCGGTTTTTAAAACCATGATGTTCGGTACATACCCATACAGAGATTCTCATCCCTCCTATAAAAAAAACCCTTCCTCTGTCGCAATTCCGAAACGCAAGACATTTAACTTGCCATAACCAAGAACTAcaataggaaaaagaaaaagacaactTTAAGTTTGCTCTTACTTGAGAGAGATTGACGGCTACTTTAAACAAGAGAAAAGATTATCTCTACTTTCGCTTATGGAGAAATATTGTTCCAACACTTGCTGAAAGTAAATAGATGGAATATTGTACACAGTCCAAGGCTCTAATCTGCaagaaaataaacattttttgaaattttcatgctTCCAAATTACCATAACAAAGACAAATGAGAGGAAAATaggcacacacacacacacacaaaaaaaaaagaatacaaatTTCATTTTGCTCTTACTTGAAAGAGAGTGACGACGGGTTTGCTTTAAACAAGAGAAAAAAGATGATCAGCTTCTACTTTTGCTAGTTGAGGAATATCGTCGAACACTTGGTGAGCTAAGAAGATGCACCTAAAAACTCCATAAAAACTGTCAACACAAGTACAAAATATACCATAAAAAACAATCAGAAACCACATAGAAGTGGTAAAAACAGCAAATTTAAAGAAGAATTAAAATCGTCGTCGACCCACCGATTTGTTTAAATGAAAACAAAGCCGAACAAATCCTTGGTTTATTCGAAAGATAaaaaagaagagggaaaggaGGTTAATGGGCTAAAACCACAAATAGGAAATATtcgaaagattaaaaaaaaaaagagcgaaAGATGGTTAATGGGCTAAAAACACTAATAGGAAATGGGCTAAAACCACAAACATAGATCATGAAATGTaatatttagattattttttatcaaattacatttaaattattaaaatattaattataaaaaaatacgagaataattataaatgttagagatttaaattttaaatctactAAATGTAATTTCTTAAAAGATAAAACTATGAACGAACTTAAAAAAGTTTTGGGTTCAATTAATTTCTTACATTGTTGATGACAAATTAAAGTAGGAAAGGAGATGACAATTCACACCGTGGAGAACGTGTCAAGAGCTATAACAGAATGTGTTTTATTCCTACGGTGAAGAAGGTTTAACAGGAAATATATAAGTTCTTTCTAATGTCAATGACGAGTATTTATAGGTGAGGGTGACATTCTTTTATTATTGAGTCTTAACACATGTATGGTGCAGATGTCATTAAGTCGGCCACTTGAGGAACTCAGTAGCCTTCTAAATAGACGATGATGGAATAGAGATGTCTAGACATAATCATGGATTGAAAAAATGATCCAACACGtattatgcatatgtatgtttataaaatctagtatttaataaattttcacatttaattttttattataaaaagttATCAAAACATCTTGAAATATCtaaattataagaataataatatgtTGAGAGTAAAAGGAAGTGATTTTCAGAAATTGAAGGTCATAAGTAGGTTGATATTTGTCTTCTTCAATGTCTGACCTTCTAAATAAATGGACATAAAAAGGATAAGGTTTCCAAAAAGTCTTAATTCCTATCATTTTATATTTCCACTTTTAAGAGAGGGTTAGAGCAAATAATTGATCTAAACGTTGAATTAATAATTGGGTGAACtttgatttattaaatttatatattttaatatttatttataaatatttcattgttaatttaaaattataaattctttttaATCCACGATTCagctttaattaaatgaaataattgtTGTTATAAAAACAAATAAGATGCGAGTTTAagattatttaaagaaaaaaattatgtaaataacatatatttaagaTTATTTAACGAAATAATTTTGCTAATTGTACAGCTTGCGTGGCACAAAATCACACTCTGTAGGAATAATCAAACATTTcaccaattttttcttttaaatcttaCACTTGGATACGAAAGGTAAGAAATTATGGGCCATTTGATCACTGTTAAAGATATGATATATAGTACCAATGGTAAATAAGATACTATAAAGTGATGTATGAATGTTATATTCACAAAATaatcccaaaaagaaaaaaaaacgaatTGACAATGAAACCAACACTAGAAGAATTCAGAAACAAACCATAAATGCATCATTAAACCAAATACTATAAAGCATACCcgtttttatgtaaaaaaaattgtttataaatatctaatatcGTTTATAGATATTTAACATGTTTAAGATACTTTTCCAATTAATATTAGATTTGATACATGTTGACTTCGCTTTACTAAATGTTTACAAGGACTAATTAAACTATTTATCTCTAAAATTGTTTGAATCATAACTCGAACTGGCTTGACTCAATCTATGAACACCTTTGAAGCAAAATTGACTTtgttatatatctttttatataatgGTTAACACTAGTGGGAGTAGAGGGAGTAATTTGCAAACTCTTTAACTACTTCTCCACtgcaaaattgaattaaaattttttttatcacttcCCACTTTCTTTCTAccaaattggaaattttgtaattaaaacatatttaataattaaaattattatttaagcttaattaaaattttatgaatattaatataaaaataattttatcctttaattttttttttgaaaataaataaaccagCTTTTACCAAttggtaaatttattttttatattgccCTTATTTTGTTTTCacataagaatatatatatatatatatataaatacaaatacaATCACATTGATTAtagattataaaatttatataacatCCGAATAATTACAAGTTGAATTAATAATTACAAAGTATAAATCAGATATAACTTAGATTAAAATAACTCTAGAAAAAATTTACACATGACGggatttaaatcaaaataaatcttAATATAATAATGTATGAGTTAAGCTTGAATACTCAAAATTAGATTATATGTAAAATTATAGATTAAGGGTTATTGGTATGGAAAAAAAGAGTTTCAAGGGAGAATGCTTTTTTAAAGCAATAAAAGCCAAAAGAAAATGTTAAAGTCATACAAGTCTAACAAAACTTATAAAGAcatttttcccctttttcttccatggtgaaaaTGCAATAAAGTAGCCACTCAAccaagagaagaagaagaatagcTTTTGATTGGTGTAAGTGGTGTAAACAGAGAATGTcatagaataataattttaattcgaataacttaataattatttttgtaattttttaaaattaagtgatcaaaatataaatttactaatagtttaatggtCTTTGAATGTATTTACCCTTAACTGAGATAATTAAGGGGTGGGGGAAAAGAACACGTATGCAAAGATTAGGTAGAAGAATTTAGAACCGTTGAGGTCATGTTTCATACTACATGACCTCACTCTTTTGCTTCATTTGTAGTATAAATAATAGTATACCCCTTTGTACCCAAAACTAATTTATAAGCTCCATAACTCTTTTTCTCTTTTACAATTTCATCCTGCTTTTTCATATCCTTTCCCTGAAAACTCATTTTGCAAGATATGGAATACAGTGAACCAATTCCAACTCCTACTATTTCTTCTTCTCCATCCCTTTCTCCCAATTCTTCGATCTCTTCGAACTCACCACGTTCTCCACCGTTGTCGCCGCCGCCAGTGGTTATTAGCCCATGTGCCGCTTGCAAAATTTTGAGGAGAAGGTGTGCTGATAAATGTGTGTTGGCACCTTATTTTCCTCCTACTGAACCAGCCAAGTTCGCCATTGCTCATCGTGTCTTTGGTGCTAGCAACATCATCAAGTTCTTGCAGGTGGTTTTATGGTCCTTCCTACAACTAAATTATATTCCTTGTCATGTTTTAACCCTATTGGAAATGATAATAAGggtattttttttggttaaattggaTTTTAGATTTTATGCTTAGTATAAATATCATGAGTAGTTGTTCAAGTTTTAGGATGGATTTAGATGAGTGGTGTGTTTACCTGCGATTAATATAAAAacaacggtggcggtgagattaaatactgtaaTGATATTGTAGcatgagacaaaaaataaactaaacatacTACATTGTACCCtgccgcccatccaaacccactctTAGtcaatttaaaatatgagtctTGAATTTTGCCTAAGATCACTtatatagtataatatatttaatttttcatcttatataaattacataagatataatgataaatgaaataataagatattataaatttgaaatcGAGTTAGGTCAGACTTGAACTTCTAATATTAGAGCCTAAGGTTGACCCATAATTTAAACTAATCTGATTTTTCTCTAAGCTCattttttaaacttaatatttttattcaaatcatcCCAAATTTTGGATAAACctttaaatttagataaataacTCGGTTGGTTTATCAATTTTGTTCCACTTTAATAACTACAAGTCTATTTACTTCTTAGTGTAGAAACATCACTTGCTCTCCCACCAAAACGATTTGTATTAGTCTTCCTATGGGAGGGATTGGTTGTTGTACATAGGTAGGGACATTTCATGTGGAAAGAACCCTACTTTTCTAAACAAAAATGTTGACACTCACTAATACCCACTTTGACATTGTCAAGATATGTATGTACTTAATATATATCCAACTTCTACAAATACCCTGCCTTTTCCACACATTGAAATGAAGTGATTCCCTGTCTAccaaatctcttttttttttttaaagataaacaaaattttattataaaaaagtcAAAGAAATGGCAAAAGAGGTGGATAGGCAATACATAGGTCAATAAATTTACCCCATACACTCATTTTTAGAATTACTCTTAATCCTTCAAAAGTTTACTGTATCAATTTAAAAGCATTCAAACCTATAATCTCTATATCAAAGAGCAAAAACAAGGGAGGCAATTAGTCGTTCTAGCacctaaaatgataaatttgtcatttagacttttaaaatttaaaaaaaaaatttaattagtatagtgatgaaattacattttgccctcaTAAAAACAttgatttatttctaattttttaaagtaattttctaattttattccTGCTCTAAGTTGCTACAGCAGCAATGATTTCAACTGAACTAATGCTGATTTAGACTAATTGTATTCTACTTTTGTGGAGATTTATAGTCAATATTTTGACATTAAGCCCTATTGATTTGATATAGTGGTTAAAGGTGTAACATCAACGTTGGCTAAACCATGGACTATCTGAAATTTTTGTCCGCGTGCAGGAGCTTCCAGAGTGTCAAAGGTCGGACGCGGTAAGCAGCATGGTTTACGAGGCTGGGGCAAGGATCAGGGACCCAGTTTATGGCTGTGCGGGGGCGGTTTTCCAGTTGCAAAAGCAAGTGAACGAGCTTCTAGCACAGTTGGCCAAAGCTCAAGCCCAAGTCGTCAACATGCAATTCCAACAAGCAAACGTCCTGGCTTTGCTTTGCATGGACATGGACAAGGACAAGGCACCGTCGTCTCCTCCACCAAACTCTCCACAATCAGCCGTTGATGACACTTTCATAACCAACAGCAGCTACCTAAGCTTCATGGAAGACATCAACAACGATACCAACTTAGGGTCCCTTTGGGAGCCTCTTTGGACATGAATAATGCCTCAAATTATATAAAAGagttaatatatcatttggtacctAAGGTTTTTTTTGTGTCCCAATTTAGTATCCAGGGCACAATGAGTGTTAGACATTCGTGCTCTAGTATAaaaatataggtatttaattgggacaaaaaaaaaacttaaattcaattactgaacattaaaattaaactcaagtaccaaacaaTATATTAACCTTTCTATGAATAGTTACTCTTTGGAAATTCTCCTAACTCAAAGCTAATGGCTCTAAAGGAGGAGAAGTTGAAGGACATTGGAGTAATGAACTTAGCTTATTTTTATGGGTTTATAATGTAAACTaagatataaatatgtatatgagGAGGAAGTATAAGTTTAGGATGTAATTTACTTTGATAAAGCTAAGGCAAAGTAGATAATTAAGGCTTTTTTTGTTTCCTCcatgttattttccatgtttttgaaGAAATAGAAATATGATCTATATTACCCTATTAagagtttaattaaattagtattattatcgattgagttttagttcgaaTGGTATGAACATTGTTACAATGTAAGAAAATGCGGGTTCAAGTACGTTGAAACGTATGATCtttttatttatgggttggagagggactatataaaatttaaacccaaaacatAATAATTCttattaattcaaaacataataattcTTATTAATTCAACTTTGTTATTTTgtgacatttaatttttatttcaatttttttaattaatttgtgacATACAAATTTCCACCCACGTACATCATAATTTagtttacatatatatttacttGATTTCTCTAAGTTTTATCTCTACGCTCGTTGttgaaaatttcacaacttttagGTAACCAACTTTTTGTTTAGTTgaatattactattttttatttttataaaaaggtttTGAGTTcagtttttaaaaataacaataaattgaGTCGAATTTGAGTTCGGTTTTTGAATATAATAGTAAGAttaatttggaaaaagaaaatttaaaatttttgtttgatatCTAGATAATATGGATTCAAATGGGagcactctttttcttttcattaaacTTTCTATTTAATGATCCTGATATGAATCTAGAGCATTATCAAGGTCAACATTTAGATCCGGCTTTACCCAAACTTTTATGGTTCACCCCAACATTCCCCACCTGTCCGACTGTTGCTGAGCAGTTTTTGGATATCAAACAGACCTCCCCAGAAGGTAATTTTAATGTGGCCGATTTCCCCTCTTTTGCAATCAGTTTCGCAACAGCACCTGCTGCTCTAGCTAAAAGTAAAGGGAGCAAGCATTGAGCTACCCCAAATTTTGATACgagaa carries:
- the LOC107954459 gene encoding tRNA-splicing endonuclease subunit Sen2-1 yields the protein MMPRWKGKGLQAKANADPMSKIVSQLQSSLIQFETRGLLSSCSVLVEVDAELADLLNRSCFGRPRITAQEDKQWFQLDMEEAFYLCFSLKCLKVIGEDGSIKSNEELWDYFKSKKLVFPVSYKVYSHLRHKNWVVRSGLQYGVDFVAYRHHPALVHSEYAVLALSEGDNDLNGRLRVWSDVHCTVRLCGSVAKTLLTVIVNSNNQGANSPSCLEHYTVEERTITRWNPERSREDQTGPKNGTKKGVTRF
- the LOC107954460 gene encoding LOB domain-containing protein 1, which codes for MEYSEPIPTPTISSSPSLSPNSSISSNSPRSPPLSPPPVVISPCAACKILRRRCADKCVLAPYFPPTEPAKFAIAHRVFGASNIIKFLQELPECQRSDAVSSMVYEAGARIRDPVYGCAGAVFQLQKQVNELLAQLAKAQAQVVNMQFQQANVLALLCMDMDKDKAPSSPPPNSPQSAVDDTFITNSSYLSFMEDINNDTNLGSLWEPLWT